The region TTCATCTTGTTAGaccctttctcttttttgCGTTCTGACTGGTTCAGAGCTATGTTGGTTAGCTTCTATATTTAACTTGGTGCACCTCGTCACCCTACTCTCCCAATGATGTTGTGGGCTTCGAAGATTGAATCACTGTAGACGCTGTTCACTCTGGGTCTTCCTCGTAATGCTACCTTCCCCTGATGAGGCGATAATTGGTACCGTAACGGTAAGGCCAGCCCATAATGGTGTTACTTCTGTTCTACATCATCAGCAATCAGGCAGCTTTCAAGAAACACATGGCATCCATTCCTTGCCGTCTGACATGGTGCAACCTCCCACGATGGCCGATGATGGCCAAGAAGTCCCCCCTGAGCGCGACGTGCCGTTGTGGTTCACGACACATCGTGGGAGCCTCGCCGCAAGCATGCAGCTTCCCATCTTGACAAGCGAGTCAATGGCACATCTCCTGCGGCGGGAAGAAAACCGGGATAAGTGGGTGGTATAGAGCCTTGCAGTTTCAACCATCCCTTTCCAGAAGCGGGACTCGGGTGCCACAATATGACATTTCACCACGGCTAGCAAGGCACGAGGGACCCAACTTGAACTGGGGCTGGCTTCCCATCGCTCCATAAACACCACTGCTGATCAAATTACCCTATCGTTGTACCGTCCAAGGATGCACGATATGCGTATAAACCCAATATAATGACATGCGCCAGATAGCAAGTGCCCACAAAGAATCCCTGGGTATCTCCGTCTATATCATGAACCTCGTGTGCTGTCCGTCCCATTTACATGCCGATGCTGTTTCAGCTCTATAGCCTCTCCCTTCTCGCTGCTGGAAAGTTCTGGAAGCCCGAATCGTTCCCGCAACTGTTCATACAGGGGCCCCATCTCGTAAAAGCTTTCGTTGTTTTCGTAAACCGCGCAGGGCGATGGCTTGATCGGCAGTAGCCAGTCAACGGGGCTGTTTCCCATGATTGACTGCCAATTTCTATACGGTCCCAGATCCCATGGGTTTTCGCCCATCTCCGTCTTCACAATGGCGAATGTCCGGGTTGCCAGTTGGTCCCGTGGAGGATCTTTCTCATGGCCAGGTCCCGAGCGCTTCGGTAGAGGGTATGTGATCACGCTGTATTTCGGAGTCCCTTGTGTCCCCCGAGGAACTCGAATGGCCAGTTGGTGGACCATGTTCTTCGATTTGAGGTAGTCGACGTTGGTAAGATTGACAATGGCATACCGAATCGACGTGGCGGTCATTGTGAAGGTGAAAAGGCCAAAGAACGCACTGATTGCCAAAGCAGCTATTACCAGCCCATCAACGCCCTGTCCGCTGTCTAATTTCGACTTGAGGCAGATGACCGTTGCAACAATGACCACAATACAATACAATGCTGTGTAACCTGTGAACTGCACAAAGAACTTGAAGGCTGTAGTCCTGCATTAGCACCTTGATTCTAGGCAGATTTGACTCATTGGCACTGACATGTTTCACCAACAACTCCGCCTACCCACGGACAGTAATGATCCATCTTTTTGACACACCTGTCGAGCTCACTGCAATGATGGGCTCTGTCAACCTTCCAGGTGCAGCATGAGCTGCACCACCGAGGCCGGCCGTCTGTGTTACACACAAAAACATTCTTGCTGTAGAAGCGCTCGAGACCTGGACTGTCGGGATTGTTGTCGGCACCAGCCTCGTATTGTTCGCCTGCTTCGAGATCACTCTCTGCTTTTCGGCCTTGGCGTTTACGCTCCTTGTCCCGCTCTCTTTGTACAACAGCTCGCTCTCCGAGCGGCGTGACTCCCGGGTTGTGTTGTATTTCGAGGAAGACGCGGAAGTAGGACAATAGCATACAGAGAAGAAAGACGAAGTATAGGGTAAGGAAGGCCGCAGCTACTCCATTTTTCTGCTGTGTTTGTAGGAAATAGTCCACTAATCAACTACGTCAGTGGCTGGCCAGCAAAGAGGCTCTGTAACATTAAAAttcaacaaaacaaacataCAGCATACTCGCTTGACAACCACATAGGTTGCAAGGCCAGCACAACCGGCCAGTATTAATGGAATTATTCGGACCAGCCACCGTGTGGAAGCTGTTTTGGCTGCAACCATTGCGTCCTCCCGCCAGCCCACCCTCACATGTGAGACCAGAGGACGCGCCGATCCAAGTCGCGGCCGGCAAAGAGAACCAAAGAGAAACAGAAACGAGGATCGAGGCGAGAGTATTAGGCGAGCCCGGACCCGGATCTGACCGCTCCGTCTAGATAATTGCAATGGGCATCGGTTTGACGTCGGAGGTCGGATCAAGCTCACAGTCAGTCGGGATGAACGGGGATGACGTTGGTCGATCGCGCAGACAAACTGTCTAAATAGTCTCGGATCTTGGTAATCTTACTCTGGGCATCCGCTAAGGCCCTGCAACGGCGGGTCCGTGCCTGCAGGTGTGAAGGCCAGGACAACAACTGTTAGCAGGAAACCCCTTGATATGGCCCCATCAGCGTGCAGGTTCTTAATGCACTAACATCGCCAGGCCCCAGGTGCACGCTAACCTCTTCCTGGATCCTCATGTTCCACAGCATGGACATTCGCATGGGGACAATCTTCAAAGCATATCATACCTATTCATGAAGAAAGAGATGGTAACATGCGTGATATAAAGTCCTGCTTCTCGTTGTTGACTTGTCGATGTATTTTATGAGCTGAGGAATCACGTGGGAGAGTATTTCGTGGAAAACACAAGCATTTGGCACCGAGCCAAtggttgacgaggaggatggcaaTTTTGGTTCATGGCGAGCACATCGGAGCATATTCCAGTCGGATGGGAATTGCCATTTTGACCTCACTGGATTCATTGGTTTGGAGGTCGAATCCATACACGGTGCCCTACAAATTGGTAATACCTCGGAATAGCTGACGAATCGTGAAACCGTATGCTGATCAGGAATAGTTCATAGGCTGTTccttacctacctatatCAGTGGATCAAACCTCTTAGGTTGCTGGTGCCCGACTTGAAGCACATGCATCGAATTTGTCTTTTCCATTTGGGATGTTTAGATCATCAAGCCAGCCAAGCTTTTCATCGGTAGACGGTTTGCCGATACGCGGTCACATCAAGATGACCCTGACCAACCTCAGCTCATCGGGTGTGGCCTTCCAGCCTCGCAGTTTTTCTGGCCTGAGGAGGCTACAAGGCTTGAATCCAACCCCTCATGGAAACCGAAGTCCAGATGAGATAGTGGTGTGAACCATGGGTCGATGCCCCACCATCTTCTGGCTAGGCAGGCGTCTGGAATTTGTGTACCGACGGTGGATGTCTCGAATACAGTGCCCGAGTGCGGTTGAAGCCGGTCATCAGCTTCCATTCGGTATCCGAAAACATAAATTGGAAGGGCATTTCATCTCATTTGTTTTGGGACTCGGTGGTGCTCCCTAACGGCGGCTGATATGGCTGGCTGAAGCCACCCGTCGAGTCAGcatgccaccaccaagccaaGGTCAGGCACTGCATGCCACAACGAGGTCGCCTCTGACCGATATACCCAGAACGGGCGGCatggtgtgggtggtgagccTACCTGCTTGATGGCTCCGGCCTCCCACCCTCGGCAGAGCCTCATCATCTGAGCTCCTGGAGGAAGCATATAATGGAACCCTTCAGACCACCATCTTTCCTGAGAGGATTTTCTGGGCCCAATCCTTAATGTCACGGATTGCCCTCGGCGATGGTCGTATCACAGAGTGATTACTGGAGCTGGGAGAAGTGAACCGGCCACGCTCACCCAATGCACACAACATTCAACTCGAAAACTCTCCGCGACGACGTCAAGACCTCATATACCCTCCCTCGTAGCGCCGATATATCCAAACGTCAATGAAGAAGCAGCCTCCACAGAGCAGAAGGAGATGGGTGTCGAGGAACGAGAAACCATGATGCTTTGCCAGACGCTATTTGACATGAGCGTTGTGCAGGGACAACAAGTTCACagtggatggatggacggACGGACGGACGGATGGATGAATGGATGGATACATGGCGTTCAATGACGGTTGGACCAGCCAAGGAGGTTGTCGCTTCTGTTTTGAGCAGTCATACGGTCGGTTGGGTGAATCATTCTACGCCATGATGGTAGCGGGAGGACTCCAGTCGCTGGGGTCATCAGGTGCTGATGCCGAGGTTCTGAGAAGAGTGGACAGGCACTTTCCCCCCGTCTTTTGCTTTCCCTGCCTTTGAGCATTCTCATGTTATCTTCTCTCTTTCCAACCTCTCGATCGTCTCGTCCTTGCTCAACGTTTTCATCACACACCGAGCAGTTTTCTCTTAAcgtcctcccactccctcgTTGGTTTTTGTTCCATCTCTGATGGTATTTCGTTCCGGTCTATTTTTGACAAGCTCACTCGGCAATTAGTGTCGGATCTTTCAATCTCGAGCGTTTCGGTCGGGGGTCCTGGAAGTGCTGGCGTGGGCAGACTGGCGTGGCCTCGTCTTCCGTCACCGAACCTTCAGGGTCTCACCGAGCAAGCcgacctcggcctcgacttTGCGAAAAGCATCAAGTGCATAATCGAATTAGCCCGAAATTCGACTAGCCAGACGCACCTTCGACGCTCGGTTCCGTGCGTTTCTCGTCCTCCTTGAGAGGCTCCAAGACTCGCATATGGTTGAGGTGCACCGCATACGatcccaacccaacaccaGCGCCGTCGAGTCTGCTTGACATTCGAGACCGATCATAGCCGCAACGCTCTCACGTCGATCGACTGAAAGAGCCGCATGAGTCAATACAGCTGCATATTTTCAAGGCAGCCGTGGACTCAACTTTCACGCACGCACAAGGCACCCCACCTGAATTGCACCTGTCGCCAAGCTGGGCCTTCTTCTGCCCGCCCAGGGTTAGCTAGAGGTTGAAAGTGAAAAAGCTCAGCCACCAAAAGCCTGGATATCTATCTACCTTACCAAAATGCCCCGCAAAGCAGTGGTCGAACGAGGAAGCGCAAAGACTGCTCCACCAGAGCTCAACCTTGAATTTCGGGATCAAGAGTTTGGCACAACTGGTGGTCATGAGGGACGGACGGTCAGCGCGGCAGGCTCGCTGATCGAGCGCACAACAACTCGATTACACCGAGCCTGGAGGAATGCTACCCCGAGTGTAGAAATAAGTGGGACACTGCAATGTCGCAGTGGTTGAGGGTTAGGGGATCATTGGGTGCGGGCGTTTGCCAAGTCTTTGGGGGCGCAATGCGGCTCTGCTgtctgggttggggggggcACTCTTTTTGTTTTACCCAACTGCCAGACATCAACCACATGAACACAACACAAACGTCCAATTTGCGCGCACCTAATCCGACGCAACCCGCTCTCTCGACCAGGGTATCTTGCAGCTTCGAGGACCGCGGCTAAGCAATCCAGCGCTCACAACTCAGGGCGCTGGCTCGACAGGAGAATTGCATGCTGCGCATGGCACCCTCGAGCTATGGAATTGCCCGTGGTCAGGGACTGCATGTTGCAATGAGTCTTCACTTTGCTGTTTCCCTTCATTGGATGGTACACCGAACCGACGCGACA is a window of Podospora pseudopauciseta strain CBS 411.78 chromosome 1, whole genome shotgun sequence DNA encoding:
- the pfa5 gene encoding Palmitoyltransferase pfa5 (EggNog:ENOG503Q3K1; COG:I), producing MVAAKTASTRWLVRIIPLILAGCAGLATYVVVKRKNGVAAAFLTLYFVFLLCMLLSYFRVFLEIQHNPGVTPLGERAVVQRERDKERKRQGRKAESDLEAGEQYEAGADNNPDSPGLERFYSKNVFVCNTDGRPRWCSSCCTWKVDRAHHCSELDRCVKKMDHYCPWVGGVVGETSFKFFVQFTGYTALYCIVVIVATVICLKSKLDSGQGVDGLVIAALAISAFFGLFTFTMTATSIRYAIVNLTNVDYLKSKNMVHQLAIRVPRGTQGTPKYSVITYPLPKRSGPGHEKDPPRDQLATRTFAIVKTEMGENPWDLGPYRNWQSIMGNSPVDWLLPIKPSPCAVYENNESFYEMGPLYEQLRERFGLPELSSSEKGEAIELKQHRHVNGTDSTRGS